One segment of Planctomycetota bacterium DNA contains the following:
- a CDS encoding (2Fe-2S)-binding protein — protein MPQLTINGKTCSFEKGETILQAALRHQEEIPHYCYHPGLSIVANCRICLAEVWSPDPKTGALRAGNKLFPTCQTPAMEGQVVYTDSPKAVGNQKAVMEFLLINHPVDCAVCDQAGECHLQDYSYQYGRGESRFKESKNKRPKKDVGPHVLLYSDRCIMCTRCVRFTREVTGTAELLVEGRGSVEEIDVFPGVALDNELSGNVVDICPVGALLDKDFLFQQRVWFLTKTPGIDGITASGDNISIEHNNGRIYRVKPRDNPEVNKWWITDEVRYGWKFVHREDRLRIPSIKGRKAYATDDAGQAWDDALAKTVEHLEGAAKSGGRLGLMVSPMLTCEDAYLLASFMLSIDSKAELAVGPIPVLGQDKTFPGGFTMCAEKAPNARGVRRVLEALAKGRSVLDAAGFERVAASRSIAAAVVTGNYPSEWATPALQSALAGVNVILIDTLPGPLGASAEVTLPGATWTEKAGSFENAKGRLQGFEKAIVTLDFAKGEGQIALDLRAARAGAASRPYNATAVRSEMARVGGLEKFATELHAPPTPSKVAGDMVLVEI, from the coding sequence ATGCCTCAGCTCACCATCAACGGCAAGACGTGCTCTTTCGAAAAGGGCGAGACCATTCTGCAGGCGGCGCTCCGCCATCAGGAGGAGATTCCGCACTACTGCTACCACCCCGGGCTCTCGATCGTGGCCAACTGCCGCATCTGCCTCGCCGAAGTGTGGAGCCCCGATCCCAAGACCGGCGCACTCCGCGCGGGCAACAAACTTTTCCCGACCTGCCAGACCCCCGCGATGGAGGGGCAGGTGGTCTACACCGACTCGCCCAAGGCGGTCGGCAACCAGAAGGCGGTCATGGAGTTCCTGCTGATCAACCACCCGGTGGACTGCGCCGTGTGCGACCAGGCGGGCGAGTGCCATCTGCAGGACTACAGCTACCAGTATGGCCGCGGCGAGAGCCGCTTCAAGGAATCCAAGAACAAGCGGCCCAAGAAGGATGTCGGACCGCACGTGCTGCTCTACAGCGACCGCTGCATCATGTGCACGCGCTGCGTCCGCTTCACGCGCGAGGTCACCGGCACGGCCGAGCTGCTGGTGGAAGGCCGCGGCAGCGTGGAGGAAATCGATGTCTTCCCGGGCGTGGCGCTGGACAACGAACTCAGCGGCAACGTGGTCGACATCTGCCCGGTCGGGGCCCTCCTCGACAAGGACTTCCTCTTCCAGCAGCGCGTCTGGTTCCTCACCAAGACCCCGGGAATCGACGGCATCACCGCCAGCGGCGACAACATCAGCATCGAGCACAACAACGGACGCATCTACCGGGTGAAGCCGCGCGACAACCCAGAGGTCAACAAGTGGTGGATCACCGACGAGGTGCGCTACGGCTGGAAGTTCGTGCACCGCGAGGATCGCTTGCGGATTCCCTCCATCAAGGGGCGCAAGGCTTACGCCACGGATGACGCCGGCCAGGCCTGGGACGACGCCTTGGCAAAGACTGTGGAGCATCTGGAGGGCGCGGCCAAGAGCGGCGGACGCCTCGGCCTCATGGTCAGTCCGATGCTCACCTGCGAGGACGCCTACCTCCTGGCCTCCTTCATGCTCTCGATCGATTCCAAGGCGGAGCTCGCCGTCGGGCCGATCCCCGTCCTCGGGCAGGACAAGACTTTTCCCGGCGGCTTCACGATGTGCGCCGAGAAGGCCCCCAACGCGCGCGGCGTGCGCCGCGTTCTGGAGGCGCTGGCCAAGGGGCGTTCGGTGCTCGACGCCGCGGGCTTCGAGAGAGTGGCGGCATCCAGGAGCATCGCCGCGGCCGTGGTCACCGGGAACTATCCCAGCGAGTGGGCGACCCCCGCGCTGCAATCCGCGCTCGCCGGCGTGAACGTGATTCTGATCGACACGCTGCCCGGACCGCTGGGCGCCAGTGCCGAGGTCACGCTGCCCGGCGCCACCTGGACCGAGAAGGCCGGCAGCTTCGAGAACGCCAAGGGGCGCTTGCAGGGATTCGAGAAGGCGATCGTGACCCTGGATTTCGCCAAGGGCGAGGGACAGATCGCGCTGGATCTCCGAGCCGCGCGGGCCGGAGCCGCCAGCCGGCCCTACAACGCGACCGCCGTCCGCAGCGAAATGGCCCGCGTCGGCGGCCTGGAGAAGTTCGCCACCGAATTGCATGCTCCCCCGACGCCTTCCAAGGTGGCGGGCGACATGGTCCTGGTCGAGATCTAG
- a CDS encoding beta-ketoacyl-[acyl-carrier-protein] synthase family protein, with product MSGTRVVVTGMGWVTSLGHSVDTVWNRLMKSESGMAPITHFKAETFPTTFAAEVKPDYDYRKFVLDPKVHATAGLNSQFALGAARQAWHQAGFDREPPKDPRRIGLYLGAGEGVLDFDNYAGTMLAAWDAAKQKVDGVRWAKAGLQRLDRLREIEQEANMPLAHLAREFGIRGPASNCLTACAASTQAIGEAFSMIRHGDADIMMSGGTHTMIHPLGVMGFNRLTALSTFKGDPTMASRPFCFSRDGFVMGEGSGMVILEKLEHALARGATPLAEVIGYGSSADAFRITDIQPEGRGAAAAINLALKQAGINPAAIGADGRPLIHYISAHGTGTKENDSIETRAVKVVFGELARKIPMSSIKSMMGHLIAAAGAVEFMTCILAIQRRMLPPTRNLHDADPALDLDYVPNTARPCLVDTCISNSFGFGGQNDTLVVTRYGAP from the coding sequence ATGAGCGGCACGCGCGTGGTGGTGACCGGCATGGGATGGGTGACCAGCCTCGGCCACTCGGTCGACACGGTCTGGAACCGGCTGATGAAGTCGGAGAGCGGCATGGCGCCGATCACGCATTTCAAGGCGGAGACTTTCCCCACGACCTTCGCCGCGGAAGTGAAGCCGGACTATGACTATCGCAAATTCGTCCTTGATCCCAAGGTGCACGCCACCGCCGGATTGAATTCGCAATTCGCCCTTGGCGCGGCGCGCCAGGCCTGGCACCAGGCGGGTTTTGACCGCGAGCCTCCGAAGGATCCCCGTCGCATCGGGCTCTACCTGGGAGCCGGAGAAGGCGTGCTTGATTTTGACAACTACGCCGGCACGATGCTCGCCGCGTGGGACGCCGCCAAGCAGAAAGTCGATGGTGTGCGCTGGGCGAAGGCGGGATTGCAGCGCCTCGACCGTCTGCGCGAGATCGAGCAGGAGGCCAACATGCCGCTGGCCCATCTGGCCCGCGAGTTCGGCATTCGCGGCCCGGCGTCGAACTGCCTCACCGCCTGCGCCGCCAGCACGCAGGCCATCGGCGAAGCCTTCAGCATGATTCGCCACGGCGACGCGGACATCATGATGTCCGGCGGCACGCACACCATGATCCATCCGCTGGGCGTCATGGGTTTCAACCGCTTGACGGCGCTGAGCACATTCAAGGGCGATCCCACCATGGCGAGCCGACCCTTCTGCTTCAGCCGCGACGGGTTCGTCATGGGCGAAGGCAGCGGCATGGTGATTCTTGAAAAGCTCGAACACGCCCTGGCCCGCGGAGCGACACCGCTGGCCGAGGTGATCGGCTACGGCTCCAGCGCCGACGCGTTTCGCATCACCGACATCCAGCCCGAGGGGCGAGGCGCCGCCGCCGCCATCAATCTGGCGTTGAAGCAAGCGGGCATCAACCCCGCCGCCATCGGTGCGGATGGCCGGCCGCTGATTCATTACATCAGCGCCCACGGCACGGGCACGAAGGAGAACGATTCGATCGAAACCCGCGCGGTCAAGGTGGTCTTCGGCGAGCTCGCCCGCAAGATTCCCATGAGCAGCATCAAAAGCATGATGGGGCATCTCATCGCGGCGGCGGGGGCGGTGGAGTTCATGACCTGCATCCTGGCGATTCAGCGGCGCATGCTGCCGCCGACGCGCAATCTGCACGACGCGGATCCCGCCCTCGACCTGGACTACGTCCCCAACACCGCCCGTCCCTGCCTCGTCGACACCTGCATCAGCAATTCCTTCGGCTTCGGCGGGCAGAACGACACGCTCGTGGTCACCCGATACGGCGCGCCGTGA